A window from Candidatus Eisenbacteria bacterium encodes these proteins:
- a CDS encoding MCE family protein has translation MASRGLEWKVGLVVFTATVIFVAGVIYLGQKEIGAKGPEVRVSFREVGGLSVGDPVTVSGLKRGSVEDIRLSESGVIVTLRLRPDVSLHSDARISIENQGIMGEKFVAIIPGYSGEPLDLTGVVPGGYSPGLTEAMAQLGLVLEDMGSIVARVEKTLQEYDVAPPLQEAIIALRDVSLEMKAILAENRADTRAAMGSFRSVAQELDDMLVANRDLVDTSAVDLAASMARLNSTTEKLERASESLELILKRVEHGQGTLGKLSRDDKLYKELLQTTQNLNDLIRDIQKNPKRYLKLEIF, from the coding sequence ATGGCCTCACGCGGCCTGGAATGGAAAGTGGGATTGGTGGTCTTCACGGCCACCGTTATTTTCGTCGCCGGCGTCATCTACCTGGGCCAGAAGGAGATCGGCGCCAAGGGCCCGGAGGTGCGGGTCTCCTTCCGGGAAGTGGGCGGGCTCTCCGTCGGCGATCCCGTCACCGTGTCCGGTCTGAAGCGCGGTTCGGTGGAGGATATCCGGCTCTCCGAGAGCGGGGTGATCGTCACGCTCCGGCTGCGGCCGGACGTGAGTCTCCATTCCGACGCGCGGATCAGCATCGAGAACCAGGGGATCATGGGGGAGAAGTTCGTCGCCATCATCCCCGGTTATTCCGGCGAGCCCCTCGACCTGACCGGCGTGGTTCCCGGCGGCTATTCGCCCGGCCTCACCGAGGCGATGGCGCAGCTCGGCTTGGTGCTGGAGGACATGGGCTCCATCGTCGCCCGGGTGGAAAAGACGCTGCAGGAGTACGACGTGGCGCCGCCGCTCCAGGAGGCGATCATCGCTCTCCGGGACGTTTCGCTGGAGATGAAGGCGATTCTGGCGGAGAACCGCGCCGACACGCGCGCCGCCATGGGTTCCTTCCGAAGCGTCGCGCAGGAGTTGGACGACATGCTCGTCGCCAACCGGGATTTGGTGGACACCTCCGCGGTGGACCTGGCCGCGTCGATGGCTCGCCTGAACTCGACCACGGAGAAGCTCGAACGCGCCTCGGAATCGCTGGAGCTGATCCTGAAGCGCGTCGAGCACGGCCAGGGAACGCTCGGGAAACTCTCCCGTGACGACAAGCTCTACAAGGAGCTGCTCCAAACCACGCAGAACCTGAACGATCTGATCCGGGACATCCAGAAGAACCCCAAACGATACTTGAAGCTGGAAATATTTTGA